The Solicola gregarius DNA window GCAGCAGGTCGCCGGGGCTCATGTCGCCGGGTTGTACGCGCTCGCGGTAGGGGGTCCAGTCGGGCGCGATGATCGCATCGGCGCCGGGCAGCAGCACGATCTCGTTCACGGTGACCGACCGCTGACGCGGCGCCCGCGTCACGGTCACCGACCAGCGCCACCCGCGGTAGCCGCGGCGGGTGCAGGCGAACTCGTGCGAAACCGTGCGCTCACCCTCCGCGCGTACGCCCTGGTGTTCGCCGACGTCGGCGGGCCCGACCGCCTCGAGCAGGGCAGCGCGAGCCGCCTCGACGGCATTGGCGCCGACCGAGTCGGGGCGCGACGTACGTGCTGTTGGTGCCACGAGACCGATTCTCTCGCACGAGCATCCCCGCACGCCAACCGGCCGCCACTCTCGCGTCGACCGAGACCCGGACGTCGGCTGAACGCAGTCCCCGGCGTGCGGCAGGATAAGGGCCGTGGAGCCACCGAACCAGCCGCCGCCCCCGGGCGATCCGGGGCCGCAGCACGACGGCCCCGAGTCCCGCCGCGCGGCGAAGGCGGCCCAGTCGACCGGCCGGGCCGCCCAGGCCGTCGGACGCAGCGGGCGGTTCGCAGTACGCAAGGCCCGCCAGCTCACGCATGCACAGGGCGCGGGTGAGTCCGGACTGGCCCGCCTGCTCGAGCTGCACGCCTTCAACACCGGCGGCGACGCCGCGGTCGCCGTCGCGCTCGCCGGCACGTTGTTCTTCGCCGGCGCCACCAGCGAGGCGCGCAGCGACGTCGCGTGGTTCCTGCTCCTCACGATGGTTCCGTTCGCGATCGTCGCACCGCTGATCGGGCCCTTCCTCGACAGGTTCCGCCGCGGTCGCAGGTGGGCGATCGGCGCGACCATGGCGATCCGGGCATTCTGCTGCTGGATTCTCGCCGGCGCGGTCGCGGACGAGTCGACGGCGACGCTCTACCCGGCGGCACTCGGCGTGCTCGTGGCGTCGAAGGCGTACGGCGTGACGCGCGCCTCGGCCGTCCCCCGGCTGCTGCCACCGCAGATCACGCTCGTGAAGGCGAACTCTCGCATCTCGCTCACGGGCACGGCCGGTGCGATGCTGTCTGGGCCCATCGCGGCCGCCACTGCGCTGATCGGCGCCGAGTGGACCTGCCGGTACGCGTTCGTGCTGTTCACGATCGCGACCATCCTCGCGATCCTGCTGCCCGAGCGTGTCGACTCCTCCGAGGGCGAGGAACAGGTCGGCATGGCGTCGATGGGCGGTGCGCGTACGCGCGGTGGCCCGGCGATCGCGCCGAGTGTCGTCAGGGCGCTCCGCGGCAACGCCGGCATGCGGTTCCTGATCGGGTTCCTGCTGATGTACATGGCGTTCGTGATGCGCAACCCGACCTTCGACGGATGGGACAGCACCACCGAGACGACCATCCTGCTCGGTCTCGTCCTCGGTTCTCTCGGAGCCGGCCAGACGGCCGGCACGCTGATCGCGTCGTTCGTACGATCGCGGGCGCCCGAGGCGGTGATTCTGG harbors:
- a CDS encoding MFS transporter, which translates into the protein MEPPNQPPPPGDPGPQHDGPESRRAAKAAQSTGRAAQAVGRSGRFAVRKARQLTHAQGAGESGLARLLELHAFNTGGDAAVAVALAGTLFFAGATSEARSDVAWFLLLTMVPFAIVAPLIGPFLDRFRRGRRWAIGATMAIRAFCCWILAGAVADESTATLYPAALGVLVASKAYGVTRASAVPRLLPPQITLVKANSRISLTGTAGAMLSGPIAAATALIGAEWTCRYAFVLFTIATILAILLPERVDSSEGEEQVGMASMGGARTRGGPAIAPSVVRALRGNAGMRFLIGFLLMYMAFVMRNPTFDGWDSTTETTILLGLVLGSLGAGQTAGTLIASFVRSRAPEAVILVVMVLEAIVLVACTLLFSIPAAIILALTAGVCGSLGKLSLDALIQRDISEDVRTSVFARSETLMQLSWVVGGFVGILAPLDPPRIGLTIASICVVVWTGFVLYARVSSRRAAHPSAQQAPDDPNPTRREARPADATRAYPEPRHTHPDDRTIPHEPIPPDDPTLRNRPGRHDPPPPPPTEPPYNA